In Crinalium epipsammum PCC 9333, the genomic window ATTGAGACAATCTTGGGTGTATCATTTAACCCTCTAGCAAAGCTAACTATTCCAGCACTAAGAAAGTGAAAAGCATCAACTAATTGCTGATTCGTGATTTTGCCAAATTTTCCTATATACCTTTGGGTACATTTTTCCGTTGAATCTACTGCTACATCTGTCGTTTTGATGCACTGTAAAATATTAGTAGCATCTGGTTGGGGAATGGGAATAAATTGTTGTGTTTCTCCCGCACAAATACACCATTCTTTCTGTATGCCTAAACGCACTCGCAGAAAACGCAATAAGCCATACAAAACTGCACCTAATGCAATCGCTACTAAGGGGCTAATTAACAATGGGAGAAAAAATGAGCTTCCCAGTTTCTCAAAATTAACTTGTGTGCCAATTGCTACTAAACCTGCCCCGACTAGCGCCCCTGTTAAGCCGTGAGTTGTAGAGATGGGAAAACCAGTGAGTGTGGCAATTATCACTGTTAAACCAGCACCAAGAGCAACCGCTAGGTGAAATTCTGTAGAATCGGCGATCGCATCTGGAACCAACCCCTTACCCGAAAAGTTTTTTAACAGCGTTTCTGCTAAAAAAATAGATGCTAATGAGCCAGCAAACGTTGCTAATGTAGCTAACCAAATCGCAACTTTATAGCTAGTTGTTTGGCTACCAAATAAAGTAGCTACGCCTTTAAAGTTATCATTAGCACCGTTAGAGTAAGCTAAAAATAGGGTAGCTAAAAGCAAGGCAAAAATTAACATTTCTTACTTAAATTTAGTATTAATTAGCAACAACCGCCACCAGTATAGTGCCAAGTGGAATCTGTAATTAATACTTCTTCAGGCAGACGTGAGCCTAACTTTGCAGCAGTTTTATCACATACGGCTGCTGGTACACCTTTTTGGAGAATATGACCTGCTGAATCATCAAATATTTCTTGCGAACCTGAATAAATAGCTGTTTTTCCAGTGAAAATGCAGGCACCATCTTCTGGAATTGGTACTTTAAAGGATACAGAATCAAGACTTTCTAATAGTAAAGGTTCTGACAAATTATAGGTTTGGCAATCTAGCAACCGATAAGGACGACGCGCCCGAACTTCTATTTGTCCAAAACCAGTATCAACTAAATGCTGAGTATATTCTTGATAAGTTAACGCCCCAGATAAACACATTGCTCGTAAGCGATCGTCTTGGCGCAAGTGTTGCGGAATTTCACGAGTAGCGATCGGATCGCTCATTAGTAAACGTCCACCAGGCTTTAAGACGCGGTAAGCTTCTTGGAGAGCTTTTTTAAGGTCTGCGGGTTCAAAGATATTAAATAGACAATTTTGAGCTACTACATCTACAGAAGCATCTGGAACAGGTAAAGCAAAAGCATCTCCTTCCCGAATTTCTACAAAACTCGGATCAAACCAAGAATTTTCTTCAGCAGCAATAATTAAATTACGTGCTGCTGCTTCACGCATCGCAGGAACCGGATCAACAGCAATCACAGCACTAGGTTTACGGGAAAAATAAGCAAATTGTAGTGCTTCTAAACCACCACCCACACCCACATACAAGACTGTTGGCTGGTTCACCAATTCTGCTGCGTGGACTGTAGTTCCGCAGCCGTAGTTCATTTCCTGCATTTGAGGGGAAATGTTCAGTCCTGGGAGTTGCAAAGGGCTGCTTTGCACACAGCACAAACCAACTTGCGGTGTTTCGGCTACTTCACTGTAAAATTGGGCTGCCGCTTCTAGATAAGTCACGCTCGTTTTTCCTAGTATCGAAATTAGTCTTTATCTATACTAGGTTCTGGCTTCACAAGTTACTATAAAGCAGTAACTATTTATACTCAACACCGAAGCAAGCGTGGAAACGGGTTTAGAAGAAAATTCCCCAAATCTCAAACAGCGTTGTGTGCTAGTTTGTCAATACCGCTCTTGTCTAGAAAATAATTCAGCAGAGGTGCTGGCTGCTTTTCAAG contains:
- a CDS encoding inorganic phosphate transporter translates to MLIFALLLATLFLAYSNGANDNFKGVATLFGSQTTSYKVAIWLATLATFAGSLASIFLAETLLKNFSGKGLVPDAIADSTEFHLAVALGAGLTVIIATLTGFPISTTHGLTGALVGAGLVAIGTQVNFEKLGSSFFLPLLISPLVAIALGAVLYGLLRFLRVRLGIQKEWCICAGETQQFIPIPQPDATNILQCIKTTDVAVDSTEKCTQRYIGKFGKITNQQLVDAFHFLSAGIVSFARGLNDTPKIVSIILIVKALSIQGAMLAVGIAIALGGILNARKVAETMSKKITAMNHGQGLIANVVTGSLVIAASGYGLPVSTTHVSVGSIFGVGLISQKANAKVFYQILLSWLLTLPIAATISAIVYWLLSR
- the arsM gene encoding arsenosugar biosynthesis arsenite methyltransferase ArsM codes for the protein MTYLEAAAQFYSEVAETPQVGLCCVQSSPLQLPGLNISPQMQEMNYGCGTTVHAAELVNQPTVLYVGVGGGLEALQFAYFSRKPSAVIAVDPVPAMREAAARNLIIAAEENSWFDPSFVEIREGDAFALPVPDASVDVVAQNCLFNIFEPADLKKALQEAYRVLKPGGRLLMSDPIATREIPQHLRQDDRLRAMCLSGALTYQEYTQHLVDTGFGQIEVRARRPYRLLDCQTYNLSEPLLLESLDSVSFKVPIPEDGACIFTGKTAIYSGSQEIFDDSAGHILQKGVPAAVCDKTAAKLGSRLPEEVLITDSTWHYTGGGCC